The proteins below are encoded in one region of Sebastes fasciatus isolate fSebFas1 chromosome 16, fSebFas1.pri, whole genome shotgun sequence:
- the dpagt1 gene encoding UDP-N-acetylglucosamine--dolichyl-phosphate N-acetylglucosaminephosphotransferase — MPEKMSPVPVLPLVINCFLSALGCMATLKLIPAFKDYFISARLFGVDLNKTSKKEVPESQGVISGTVFLIILFCFIPVPFLSCFVGDQCTGFPHDEFVQLIGALLAICCMIFLGFADDVLNLRWRHKLLLPSLASLPLLMVYFTNFGNTVIVVPKPVRALLGLHLDMGILYYVYMGMLAVFCTNAINILAGINGIESGQALFISGSIIVFNLLELSGDYRDDHVFSLYFMIPFFFTTLALFYHNWYPSSVFVGDTFCYFAGMTFAVVGILGHFSKTMLLFFIPQVVNFIYSLPQLFHVIPCPRHRLPRLNPDTGKLGMSYSKFKRKDLSKLGHLIMKVAELLKLLEVRRGQEGDDEFIECNNMTLINLVLKLLGPTHERNLTVIMLIIQVIGSVLAFGIRYHLVRLFYDV; from the exons ATGCCTGAGAAGATGTCCCCAGTCCCTGTCCTCCCGCTGGTGATTAACTGCTTCTTGTCTGCTCTGGGCTGCATGGCCACACTGAAACTCATCCCTGCTTTCAAAGACTACTTCATCTCAGCCAGACTGTTCGGAGTGGACCTAAACAAAACATCCAAGAAGGAAGT CCCAGAGTCCCAAGGAGTGATCAGTGGGACAGTCTTCCTCATCATTCTCTTCTGCTTCATCCCAGTGCCTTTCCTTAGCTGCTTTGTAGGAGATCAGTGCACGGGTTTCCCACACGATGAG TTCGTACAGCTGATTGGTGCACTTCTGGCCATCTGTTGCATGATCTTCCTGGGCTTTGCCGATGACGTGCTGAACCTGCGGTGGAGACACAAGCTCCTGCTTCCCTCCTTGGCTTCCCTGCCGCTGCTCATGGTCTATTTTACCAACTTCGGCAACACTGTCATCGTGGTGCCCAAGCCCGTCAGAGCCCTGCTTGGGCTGCACTTGGATATGG GTATTCTCTACTATGTCTACATGGGAATGCTTGCGGTATTCTGCACAAATGCCATCAACATCCTAGCGGGCATCAACGGCATCGAGTCGGGTCAAGCCCTGTTTATCTCCGGCTCCATCATCGTCTTCAACCTGCTGGAGCTCAGCG GAGATTACCGTGATGACCATGTTTTCTCCCTCTACTTCATGATACCATTCTTTTTCACCACATTAGCACTTTTTTACCACAACTG GTATCCTTCATCTGTGTTTGTGGGAGACACTTTCTGCTACTTTGCTGGGATGACCTTCGCTGTAGTCGGCATCCTGGGACACTTCAGCAAAACAATGTTGCTGTTCTTCATTCCTCAAGTGGTGAACTTTATCTACTCCTTGCCTCAGCTTTTTCACGTCATCCCCTGTCCCAGACACCGGCTCCCCAG GCTGAATCCAGACACAGGCAAACTGGGGATGAGCTACTCTAAATTCAAAAGAAAGGACCTCTCTAAATTAGGACACCTCATTATGAAG GTGGCAGAGTTATTAAAGCTGCTGGAGGTGCGAAGAGGCCAGGAGGGAGATGATGAGTTTATTGAGTGCAACAACATGACCTTAATAAATCTGGTGCTGAAATTACTCGGTCCCACCCATGAGAGAAACCTCACAGTCATCATGCTCATCATACAG GTGATAGGCAGCGTCTTGGCTTTTGGGATCCGTTATCATCTGGTGCGTCTCTTCTACGACGTCTAG